ACCGCCGGTGGCAACTAAAAGTTTTTTGCAGTACAATGTTTTTCCGGTACGCAGCGTAACATTAAAACCGCCGGCGTTTTTTTCAACCGCCTGCACTTCACTCTCCGTTCGAACTTCAACCGCACCGCGTGCAACGGTTTGCATGAACACATCGATGATATCGTCCGACGAATCCGAACGAGGGAAAATACAGCCGTCATCTAAGGTAACCAGCGGCACACCGTGCGCTTCAAACCATTGTATGGTTTCCGCCGGACCGAACCGGTTGAATGGACCGATCAGCTCGCGCTCCCCGCGCGGATAGTTTTTTACAAATTCACGGATATCAAAACACCGATGCGTTAAATTACACCGTCCGCCGCCGGAAATCCGGACCTTCGCCAGCGGGACTCTACCTTTTTCAAGCACCAGTGTTTTTACGTCCGGCGCTTCTTCGGCAATCACCGCCGCCGCAAACATTCCCGCCGCGCCGCCGCCGATTATGATGACATCGTATTGCATAAATATTTTATGCTCCGTCTGATAAACGCTGCCGCCGGAGCGCATCAAGAATAATTCCGGCGGTTTTGGGTCCGATGCCGGACACAGCGCACAGTTCGTCGAATGTAGCGCGACGCAAACGTTCGAATGAACCGAAATGTTTGAGCAGCAGCTCTTTTTTTCTGGGACCGATCGTTTGTATTTCGTCGAGCGCCGATTCGCGAATGCGCTGCGCACGCAAACGCCGGTGGTAGGTAATCGCAAAGCGGTGAGCCTCATCGCGCAGGTTGGTCACAACACGCAGAGCTTCTGAATTACGCGGCAGAAAAACCGCCGGATGATCGTCGCGCACAATCTCTTCGTACTGCTTGGCGAGTCCGACGGATGGAATACGGACACCGATCTCTGACAGCACGGCGCGCGCGGCGCGCAGCTGGGTAATGCCGCCGTCAACGACGATCAAATCCGGCAGCGTACCCTGCTCAGCTTTTAAACGCCGGTAGCGCCGTCCGACGGCTTCAGCCATCATGCGCGGATCATCGCTGCCCGCAACGGTCTTGATACGAAAACGCCGGTAGCGCTGCGGCGCCGGAATTCCGTCGACCGCACACACCATACTGGCGACGGCGTAGGTGCCGGAAATATTGGAGATGTCAAAACATTCGATGATGCGCGGCGGCGCCGGCAGTCCGAGTTCGGCGGCGAGCTCTTTTATGCCTTTTTCTGCATCGGCGATGAGTGCACGTCCGGTTTTGCGCACGAGCGCGCGTTCTTTTACAGCGCGGTGCAGCAGCAGCATGAGGTCGCGCAGTGCGGCGGCAGTTTCAAAGTCATGTGTTCCGGCGGCAGCCTGCATCTGTTCGCGGATTTCACGGATGTATTCGGGTCGTTCGCCGCGCAGAAATGCGGCAGCGGTTTGCACGCGTTCCATATATTCTTCCGGCGTAACCTTATGAATGCACGGCGCAGAGCAATGGCGAATAATGTCGTTATGGCAATGTTTCCACGTTTCCTCATCCGGCCGTTCCGGCCGGCAGCGGCGCAGTCCGAAACGGATTTCGGCGAACTCCAGTGCGGCGCGTGCAGCAAGTCCGGAGGTGTACGGCCCGAAATAGATCGCGCCGTCGGGTCTGGCAAGCCGGCAGAATTCGAGTTTGGGAAACGGCTTGCTGAGGTCAAGCCGGAGCAGCGGAAAGTTTTTATCGTCCTTGGCGAGCGAGTTGTAGCGCGGCTTATATTCTTTAATTAAACGGCTCTCGGTGAGCACAGCTTCAGCATCGTTCTTCAGCACGATGAAATCAAAATCGGCGATAGAACGGATGAGCCCGCGCAGTTTCGGTTCGGCCTTGCGATAGGTACTTTCACGAAAATAATTCTGCACGCGCCGGCGCAGTGAAATGGCTTTGCCGATATAAATGATTTTTCCGGCGCGGCTGCGCATGAGATACACACCGGGCTCATCCGGCAGTTCTTTTATCTTTTTCCGAATAGTTTCGCTCCACTGCATAAAAAGAAGTCTGAAAGTCTGGAGATCAAAAGTCAAAGGTCGAAACGGGACTTTTACCGTATCAGACTTTTTGACTTTCGACTTTCATCTTTTTTCCGTCCCCCGTATAGTCTGCGCTCACTTTATCCGGAAGAAAAAACCGGTGCAACCTAAAGGAGTATACAGATATGTCCATGATTATTGATGTGATGGCCCGCGAGATTATTGATTCGCGCGGCAACCCGACTGTGGAAGTCGATGTGATTCTTGAATCCGGTGCAATGGGTCGCGCAGCGGTCCCGTCCGGCGCATCCACCGGCGAACACGAAGCGCTTGAACTGCGTGACGGCGATAAAAAACGCTATCTCGGTAAAGGCGTAAAAAAAGCGGTTGCCAATGTAAATGAAAAAATCGCGCCGGCAGTTATCGGCATGGATGCGCTGGATCAGGTGGGTATCGACCGTCTGATGATCAAACTCGACGGCACAAAAACAAAAAGCAAACTCGGCGCGAATGCAATTCTCGGAGTTTCGCTCGCGACAGCCCATGCTGCCGCTGATTATCTCGGTCTGCCGCTCTTCCGCTACATCGGCGGCGCGAATGCAAAAGTTCTGCCGGTCCCGATGATGAACATTATCAACGGCGGTTCGCACTCCGACGCACCGATTGCGTTCCAGGAGTTCATGATCCGTCCGGTCGGCGCAAAATCGTTCAGCGAAGGTCTGCGCTGCGGCGCCGAAGTATTCCACGCGCTGAAAGCGCTGCTGAAGAAAAAAGGATTGAGCACCGCGGTGGGTGATGAAGGCGGTTTCGCGCCAACCTTCACCGGCGGAACGGAAGAAGCGCTTAATAGCATCATGCAGGCGATTCAAGATGCCGGTTACATTCCGGGCAAAGATGTGATGATCGGCCTCGACTGCGCCGCTTCGGAATTTTTTGTAAACGGCAAATATGACTACACGAAGTTCGAAGGCAAAAAAGCTGCGAAACGGACATCTGCTCAGCAGGCCGACTACCTTGCCGCACTGATCAAAAAATATCCGATCGATTCCATCGAAGACGGCATGGGTGAAAATGACTGGAAAGGCTGGAAACTGCTCACCGAAAAAACCGGCGACAAATGCCAGCTCGTCGGCGACGACCTGTTTGTGACGAATGTTGAATACCTTGCAAAAGGAATTAAACAGGGTTGCGCAAACTCTATTCTGATCAAAGTGAACCAGATCGGTACACTGACTGAAACACTCGACGCGATTGAAATGGCACACAAAGCCGGTTATACTGCGGTTGTTTCTCACCGCTCCGGCGAAACGGAAGACACCACGATTGCCGATATTGCCGTTGCCACGAACGCCGGTCAGATTAAAACCGGATCGCTCAGCCGCTCTGATCGCATCGCGAAATACAACCAGCTCCTTCGCATCGAAGAAATGCTGGAAACCGACGCCCGTTACGGTGCGTAGGTTTTCACCGCATAAATGAAAGACGCTCCGGAGAAATCCGGAGCGTCTTTTGTTTTTGTCAAACGAAGGTTTGAACACCAGAGGTCCCCTGACGTTCAGACTTTACAACCCCAAGACTGTTTTTCTCTTCGACTTTCAACTTTCCGGTCTTTGACTTTCAGACCGTTTCCCCTTATCTTCCCTGATCGTGAGTCCTCAGAAATACTGGAATAAAATCTATCGCATCGCCGGCGGTGCAGTGGTACTGCTTACATTTGCCGGTGTCGGCTTTGCGTTCCTGCCTAAAGTGACACAGTTTTACAGATATCAGGAGACCAAAAGCGGACTTGAAGCCGATATCCGTACGAAAGAGGAAGCCATCAAAGAACTGCGCCGGATGCAGGAGAAATTTGGAACGGACAAATATTTTGTACAAAAGCTGGCGCATGAAATCGGCTACGCGCACGAAAGCGAAACTATTTTTCAATTTAATGATTCCCGCAGCAATAATATCTTGGAGAATATGAATGATTAAACCTGTCGTCTGGACAATCGCAGGCTCAGATTCCGGCGGAGGTGCCGGAATTCAGGCCGACATTAAAGTGATGAATCTGCTTGGTGTGCACGCCTGCTCCGTTATTACCGCACTTACCGCACAAAACACGATCGGCACCGGCAAACTCGAATGGGTTGCAGCGGAAATGCTGACTGCGCAACTCGAAGCACTGCAATCCGATCTGCCGCCGGTGGCCATAAAAATCGGTATGCTCGGAACTAAAACCGCAGTGGAGACCGTGACCGGATTTATGAAAAAAAACCCGGAGCCGTTCATCGTGTGCGATCCGGTGCTGATTTCATCCAGCGGTACATTCCTGCTTGAAGCCGACGCATGGAAAACCATCACCGAAAAACTCTTTCCGGCGGTTACCCTTATCACACCGAATATCCCGGAAACGGAACATCTGTTCGGTCTGAAAATTAAAACGCCGGCAGATATTGAAGCCGCGGCGCAAAAAGCCTTAGCCGCCGGTGCAAAAGAAATTCTAATTAAAGGCGGACATGGCAGGCATAATGTTGAGCTGTCGAGCGACTACTGGACCAACGGTGAAAAAGCAGCCTGGATGTCCAGTCCGCGCATTGAAACGCGCAGTTCGCACGGTACCGGCTGTTTTCTTTCATCGGCGATCGCCGCGCTGCGTGCCAAAGGCTATGCGCCGCTCGACAGCATTCTTTCTGCTAAAGCATTTTTAAACCAGGCACTGCGTCAAGCGCCGGAACTCGGCAACGGTTTCGGACCCCTTGCCTTCAATCCGTGGGCAAAGATCGAAGAGGATTTCCCGAGTATTCAGCATTCGCCGTGAAAAATGATATACAAATCGACTCCCGATAGAACCGTTCTTCCGCTGTTTCAAAATTCGAAATCTTGTGCGGATAGGTGTTAATCCATATTTCGATTTCGCGGAGCATTTTTCTGCGATACGCCCGGCTTTCTTCCTTTCGGAACAAACCGCCGGATGAATCGGTTCGTGTTCTCATTCCCGCCGCGTTTCCACGCACTGTACGGATGGGCGTAATACAGATGCGTCCGCTTCCCGCTTTTAAACGAACGTTCCATTCCGGCATAATCAAGTAGTTCACTTCCGTTGTCCGAGGCGATACTTTTAAATGGTCGATCCTGCAAAACCCGTTTTTCAGCAAAACACGATTTTCTGATCCGGACAGCTTGCGCTCGGTTTGTTTAATCATAAAGTCCACAAGGCCTGTTCGATTATCTCGCACAGGTACGCAAAGAACGGGCGCAATAAAACAGGAAAGCGGGAGGCTGCTTCCCGAAGTTCATTCCTGCAGCCGCTGAAGATGTCCGGCCTTTTCTGCGCGATCCCCGTGAGCTTCGTCTCTAGCGCACGGATTTTTTATGCATAAACAAAGGATTTTATTTGAAATTCAAGTGATAGACGCGCAGGGGCTCGAACCCTGGACCCGCTGATTAAGAGTCAGCTGCTCTACCAACTGAGCTACGCGTCCGGCTGATTGACCGAGAAAGCTACTTGGTACACTTCGCCAGTACAATAAAATTTTCATTTGGTGGGCGAGGCGGGACTCGAACCCGCATACCGCGAGGTGCCAGATCCTAAATCTGGTGCGTCTACCAATTCCGCCACTCGCCCGCGCAAGTCGCATAGAAAAGAGGAATCTGCTTTTTTACTCAAGGGTTTATTTGTTTGCAGCACCGATTTCTTTTATTGTTCTGAAAACGAAGGAGGCTGCGTGAGTATTAAACTGAAGTTTTTCGGCGCTGCGGGAAATGTGACGGGTTCGTGCTATCTGCTTGAAACGGACGGCTCACGGATTCTGATCGATTGCGGGATGTATCAGGAACGCGCTTTGCAGGGGCGTAACTGGGATAGGTTTCCGGTGCCGCCGGAAACAATTGACGCGGTATTGCTAACTCACGCGCACCTCGATCATTGCGGGCGTCTGCCGAAACTGGTGAAGGAAGGATTCTGCGGGAAAATTTTCTGTACACCGGCAACGGCGGACATCGCTGAAATTATTATGAAAGATGCCGCATTCATTCAGGCAGAGGATGTGAAGCACAAACAGGCGCGGCACCAGCGGCAGGGCAAAAAAAGCCCGCATCCGTATGAGCCGCTTTATACGCAGGCGGATGTTGATGATACTCTGTCTCTCTTTTCGCCGGTGGATTATAAAATTCACGTACCGGTTGCCAAAGGCATCATCGCACAGTTTCGTGAGGCAGGACACATTTTCGGTTCAGCCAATATTCGCGTAACGGTGGGATTACCGACCGGCAGATCATGTTCAGTGTTATTTTCCGGCGATGTCGGCCGCTGGAATCTGCCGATCATTAACGATCCCGATCAGTTTAATGAAGCGGATTATGTGCTGGTTGAATCAACATACGGAGATCGGCTGCACGGTGAAACAAAAGATATTCCGGAAAAACTTGCGGACATCATCAATGAAACCAATCGAGCTGGCGGCAATGTAGTGATTCCCAGTTTTGCCGTTGAACGTACGCAGGAGCTGATTTATCATCTGAATACGCTGTTGCGCGAAGATCGCATTCCGCACCTCTTCACATTCATTGACAGCCCGATGGCAATTAAAGTTACTGAGGTTTTTAAAAACTATCCTGAGCTGTACGACGAGGAGGCAAAAGCGCTGATGGCAAAAGGCATTGCACCGTACGATCTGCCGGGACTGATGATGTCAAGCACGGTCGATGAATCCAAAGCCATTAATCATATTAAAGGCACCGCAATTATTATTGCCGGTTCAGGTATGTGTACCGGCGGGCGCATTAAGCACCATTTAAAAAACAATATCAGCCGGTCTGAAAGCACCATTTTGTTCGTTGGATTTCAGGCAGTCGGAACACTCGGTCGTGTTATTCTTGACGGCACCGATCCGGTGCGGATCTTTGGAGAAGAACATCTGTTGCGCGCACGTATTGAACGGATTTCCGGTTTTTCGGCGCATGCTGATCAGCATGAATTATTACGCTGGCTCAGCGGACTCAAAACGGCACCCAGACGTGTGTTTGTTACGCACGGTGAACCGGAGTCGGCCAAAAATTTTGCGAACCTGCTGGAAGAAAAAAACAACTGGAATTGTGTTGTCCCTGCATATCTGCAAGAATTTATTTTGGATTAAATAAACAATAATATGAGTTGCACTGTTATTTGAATCATAAAATTGTAGTCGCGGGCGTTGACTGTCAGATCAGATCGTGACTAATACAACTGATGTAAATTTAATGTCGATGAATTATAGATTTTACTGCATTCCCTGACCTTTGAGGTTTAACTGTACGCCTTTTGACTATCTCTTTTCAACAGCAACCAAAGAAAAAACGGACCGCCGAGCAGGGATGTAATTAATCCGGCAGGCATTTCGATCGGTGCAAGCAGTGTGCGAGCCAGTCCGTCGCACACGACCATAAACATTCCGCCGAACAGGATCACTGCCGGAAAAAGCCTCCGGTGATCCGCACCGAAAATCTGCCGGCAGATGTGCGGCACCATTAATCCAACAAATGCCACCGGTCCGCAGAATGCCACCGCCGCACCGGTCATTAATGATGCGGCAAGAAACAGTAATTTTTTGGTGCGGTTCACATTCAATCCGCGTGCGCCGGCGAGTTCTTCGCCGGTGAGCAGCAGATTCATTTCGCGCGTCAGCAGTGCGGTAATGATCAATCCAGCGGCAGTGAAGATTGCGAGGTTGACCGGCGCGGAGTAACCAACAACAGAAAAGCCGCCCATCATCCAGCGGATCATCCGGAACGTTTCGCCGGGATCACTGAAATATTGCATCAGCAGAATCAGGCTGGAAAAAAACATATTCACCGCCACGCCGGAAAGCAGCAGCGTGGCGGTGGAAAATCCGGTTTTAGAACGCGCGAGTCCGTATACCAGCAGTACCGCGCCGGTGGCGCCGATAAATCCAGCAATGGATGTGCCGGAAATTCCGGCAAATGCCAGTGCCATGCCAAACCGCATCCAGATTGCGGCGCCGAGCGCCGCACCGCCGGAAACGCCCAGTGTAAAGGGTGTGGCAAGCGGATTGCGAAAGAGCGATTGAAAAATCATTCCACTGACTGCCAGCGCAATTCCGGCGAAGCAGGCTGTCAGTGTGCGCGGAATCCTTAAACGAATCAAAATTTCATGCCCCATTGCATTGGTGAAAATATTCGTACTGCCGAGCAGTGGGAAGGCCAGCAGCACCGCAATGCACAGAAAAATTAACATGGTGAATTTTATTTTCATTATTTTTTTCAACCGCGGATTACGCAGATAGAACGGATGTTTTGACCACGAATGAACGTGAATTTTCGCAAATGTTAAAAACTTTTTTATTTCCATTCATATTTTATTAGCATGTATTTGCGTTCATTCGCGGTTCACAAATTCATAATTGGCGGCCTCTGTTGCCGGAATTAAAACGTCTTTGCGGATAAAATCGGTTTCAAAGAGAGCTTTGAGTGCGGCCGGTGAAATCATATATTCCGGCACGTTTTCAGCGAATACGGTGCCGGATTTCATCGCGATAATCCGGTCGCTCCAGTGCGCGGCGCTGTTGAGATCATGGTTCACCGCAACGATGGTTACACCACGCTCGCAGTTAATCTGTTTCAGCAGCTGCATGATTTCCGCCTGATGTTTCCAGTCGAGAAAAGTGGCCGGTTCATCGAGCAGCATCACCGGCGTTTCCTGCGCGAGTGCGGCGGCGATATAAACCTTCTGCCGTTCACCGCCGGAAAGTGTGCGCAGTGTGCGGTCGCGGAACTGTGTGACGCCGGTCAGCTGCATCGCGCGTTCAACGGCGGCTTCATCTTCTTTGT
Above is a genomic segment from Kiritimatiellales bacterium containing:
- a CDS encoding excinuclease ABC subunit UvrC, which codes for MQWSETIRKKIKELPDEPGVYLMRSRAGKIIYIGKAISLRRRVQNYFRESTYRKAEPKLRGLIRSIADFDFIVLKNDAEAVLTESRLIKEYKPRYNSLAKDDKNFPLLRLDLSKPFPKLEFCRLARPDGAIYFGPYTSGLAARAALEFAEIRFGLRRCRPERPDEETWKHCHNDIIRHCSAPCIHKVTPEEYMERVQTAAAFLRGERPEYIREIREQMQAAAGTHDFETAAALRDLMLLLHRAVKERALVRKTGRALIADAEKGIKELAAELGLPAPPRIIECFDISNISGTYAVASMVCAVDGIPAPQRYRRFRIKTVAGSDDPRMMAEAVGRRYRRLKAEQGTLPDLIVVDGGITQLRAARAVLSEIGVRIPSVGLAKQYEEIVRDDHPAVFLPRNSEALRVVTNLRDEAHRFAITYHRRLRAQRIRESALDEIQTIGPRKKELLLKHFGSFERLRRATFDELCAVSGIGPKTAGIILDALRRQRLSDGA
- the eno gene encoding phosphopyruvate hydratase, whose product is MSMIIDVMAREIIDSRGNPTVEVDVILESGAMGRAAVPSGASTGEHEALELRDGDKKRYLGKGVKKAVANVNEKIAPAVIGMDALDQVGIDRLMIKLDGTKTKSKLGANAILGVSLATAHAAADYLGLPLFRYIGGANAKVLPVPMMNIINGGSHSDAPIAFQEFMIRPVGAKSFSEGLRCGAEVFHALKALLKKKGLSTAVGDEGGFAPTFTGGTEEALNSIMQAIQDAGYIPGKDVMIGLDCAASEFFVNGKYDYTKFEGKKAAKRTSAQQADYLAALIKKYPIDSIEDGMGENDWKGWKLLTEKTGDKCQLVGDDLFVTNVEYLAKGIKQGCANSILIKVNQIGTLTETLDAIEMAHKAGYTAVVSHRSGETEDTTIADIAVATNAGQIKTGSLSRSDRIAKYNQLLRIEEMLETDARYGA
- the thiD gene encoding bifunctional hydroxymethylpyrimidine kinase/phosphomethylpyrimidine kinase, whose protein sequence is MIKPVVWTIAGSDSGGGAGIQADIKVMNLLGVHACSVITALTAQNTIGTGKLEWVAAEMLTAQLEALQSDLPPVAIKIGMLGTKTAVETVTGFMKKNPEPFIVCDPVLISSSGTFLLEADAWKTITEKLFPAVTLITPNIPETEHLFGLKIKTPADIEAAAQKALAAGAKEILIKGGHGRHNVELSSDYWTNGEKAAWMSSPRIETRSSHGTGCFLSSAIAALRAKGYAPLDSILSAKAFLNQALRQAPELGNGFGPLAFNPWAKIEEDFPSIQHSP
- a CDS encoding MBL fold metallo-hydrolase, whose product is MSIKLKFFGAAGNVTGSCYLLETDGSRILIDCGMYQERALQGRNWDRFPVPPETIDAVLLTHAHLDHCGRLPKLVKEGFCGKIFCTPATADIAEIIMKDAAFIQAEDVKHKQARHQRQGKKSPHPYEPLYTQADVDDTLSLFSPVDYKIHVPVAKGIIAQFREAGHIFGSANIRVTVGLPTGRSCSVLFSGDVGRWNLPIINDPDQFNEADYVLVESTYGDRLHGETKDIPEKLADIINETNRAGGNVVIPSFAVERTQELIYHLNTLLREDRIPHLFTFIDSPMAIKVTEVFKNYPELYDEEAKALMAKGIAPYDLPGLMMSSTVDESKAINHIKGTAIIIAGSGMCTGGRIKHHLKNNISRSESTILFVGFQAVGTLGRVILDGTDPVRIFGEEHLLRARIERISGFSAHADQHELLRWLSGLKTAPRRVFVTHGEPESAKNFANLLEEKNNWNCVVPAYLQEFILD
- a CDS encoding iron ABC transporter permease codes for the protein MEIKKFLTFAKIHVHSWSKHPFYLRNPRLKKIMKIKFTMLIFLCIAVLLAFPLLGSTNIFTNAMGHEILIRLRIPRTLTACFAGIALAVSGMIFQSLFRNPLATPFTLGVSGGAALGAAIWMRFGMALAFAGISGTSIAGFIGATGAVLLVYGLARSKTGFSTATLLLSGVAVNMFFSSLILLMQYFSDPGETFRMIRWMMGGFSVVGYSAPVNLAIFTAAGLIITALLTREMNLLLTGEELAGARGLNVNRTKKLLFLAASLMTGAAVAFCGPVAFVGLMVPHICRQIFGADHRRLFPAVILFGGMFMVVCDGLARTLLAPIEMPAGLITSLLGGPFFLWLLLKRDSQKAYS
- a CDS encoding ABC transporter ATP-binding protein → MNVIQIDSLKLELNGVQILRGVSLTVAAGEYVSIIGPNGAGKTTLMRCLLGMYPYAGTATISGQECKSSSSRELAKQVSYVPQTHDIEFPLSVFEFVMMGRYPYLSPLSPADKEDEAAVERAMQLTGVTQFRDRTLRTLSGGERQKVYIAAALAQETPVMLLDEPATFLDWKHQAEIMQLLKQINCERGVTIVAVNHDLNSAAHWSDRIIAMKSGTVFAENVPEYMISPAALKALFETDFIRKDVLIPATEAANYEFVNRE